TCGTCGTCGCAACTCGCAATCAGCGTCGGCCATGCACTGGGGCGCCCCGCCCGTCTCTTACCGGTACCGGTCTCAATGCTGCGTCTTGCCGGAGCAATGACCGGAAACTCTGCCGCCGTGAACCGGCTCACCTCGTCGTTGGTCGTCGATAGCAGCAAGATCCGAAAAACGCTGGGTTGGAGATCGACGCATCCATTCGAGCAAGGCATTGCCGATATGGTGCTCGGCTACCGCGAGGGCGCCTGAGAGCACGCTGCATGTTAACCTTACGCCGGCCAGCCGCCGTAGTCGCGTTCTTGCGCCGCGCGGCCTACGTCGAGTGATTGCAACGGCGCACTCATGGACGAGGGACTCACTCAATACATCGTCGCTCCAATCGTGTCCGCGTGCGCGACGTGGGGATTCCTGCGAATTCTCGAATCCAGGCATAACGTGCCCCTGGATCGGCCGAACGAGCGTTCGCTGCATGCCGAGCCTGTTCCCAGAGTGGGCGGGTTGGCCATCGTCCCAGCGATTGCGGCAGGCTGGGCTTTCGTTCCGAGTGCCGTACATTGGGCAATATGCCTACCGGCAGTCTTTTTGTTCGCCATTTCCTTCTTCGATGACGTTGGAGGCCTTAGAGTCCCTTTTCGCTTAGCGGCCCACCTATTGGCCGCTGGAATCGTCGCTGCGGCGCTCTTGCAGCCACAAGCAGGCGTTACTGCCGCGTTGGCAGCCACCATCGCGATCGCGTGGATGACCAATCTCTACAACTTCATGGATGGCGCGGATGGCTTGGCCGGCGGGATGGCGTTCATCGGATTCGGCAGTTACGGCATCGCCGCATGGATCGGAGGGTCGCCCTCCCTGGCATCGGCGTGCCTGGCGATCGCTTTGGCCTGCCTGGTATTCCTCAGCCGCAATTTCCATCCGGCCCGAGTCTTTCTGGGCGATTCGGGGTCGATTCCGATTGGCTTCCTCTCTGCCGCGCTCGGCGTGCAGGGATGGCTCGAGAATTTATGGCCCGCATGGTTTCCGCTGCTCGTGTTTTCACCCTTTGTCGTCGACGCTTCAGTCACGCTGTTGCGTCGCTGCGCGCGCCGTGAACGAGTATGGCGGGCGCACCGCGACCACTACTATCAGCGACTGGTCCGACTCGGTTGGGGGCACAAGAAGACTGCGATCGCAGAATACGTACTGATGCTCTCGTGTGGCCTGCTGGCGCTGTTCGCGTTGAAGCAACCAGCCGCCGCGCAGGGCACGTTGCTGGCTGCTTGCGCCTTGCTCTATCTACTGCTGACGGCCTTCATTGACCGGGCTTGGCGGCGGCACGCTCCGGAGACCTGAATGCCCCACCTTCCGAACCCACGCACAGCCATGGCAACCGCGCACGACGTGGTGGCGGCCATGCTCGCATGGTGGATCGCATTTCTACTGCGGTTCAATTTCCAAGTGCCCTCGGAGTATCTCGACGACTTTTCCCGAACTCTTCCCTTCGTCGTGCTCCTTCAGACCGGGGTGTTTTGGTACTTCGGTCTCTACCGGGGCATATGGCGCTATGCGAGCCTGTCCGACTTCAAGAAGATCACGCTTTCGGTCATTGTTGCCGGCGTCGTCGTAACAGCTTTGCTGTTCATGCTGCGCATACCCATCCCTCGCTCGGTCCTCGTACTCGACCCCATATTGCTGGCGTTCAGCATGGCGGGCAGTCGCCTGGCTTACCGGATGTGGAAAGAACGCCGAGCTTCGCGGCGCTTGCCGTTCGACCGCCAGCCCGTCCTCGTTCTCGGCGCGGGCGCGGCGGGCGCAAACCTCGTTGCTGAGCTCGCCCGCAACCGCGACTGGCGTGTCGTGGGCGTCTTGGATGACGACCGAAAGAAGCGCGGGCGCCAGATTCACGGCGTGACGATTCTCGGAAGCCTCGACGAACTGGCGCATTGGTGCGAGGAACTGGCGGTAACGAACGCGATCATCGCGCTACCCGCCGCGTCTCACAAGGTACGTCGGCGCGCCGTCGAATTGTGTACGGCCGTCGGCATCGAACCCATGACGGTTCCCTCGTACGACGACCTCGTCAGCGGCAAGGTGACTGTGTCGCAGATTCGACACGTGGAGCTCGATGACTTGCTGGGCCGAGATCCGGTGATATTGGACACCGCTGGTCTGATGGAGTGGGTCTCCGGGCGCACCATCATGATTACGGGAGCCGGAGGCTCCATAGGATCCGAGCTGTGCCGGCAAGTATTGCGCTTCCGTCCGCGTGTATTGGTATTGCTCGAGCTCAGCGAGCATGCTCTCTATTGCGTCGAGCAGGAGCTTCCGGCGCTAGCGCCGGAGACCGAGTTTGTGTGGGCAATTGGCGATGTGAAGAACCGTGAACGAATCGACGGCTTGATGGCGAAGCATCGGCCAACGATCGTCTTTCATGCCGCGGCGTACAAGCACGTGCCGCTGATGGAAGACGAGAACGCTTGGCAAGCGCTTGTGAACAACGTGAACGGCACGCGCGTACTGGCCGAAAGCTCGATCGAGCACGGCGTGGAAAAGTTTGTGTTCGTATCGACCGACAAGGCAGTGAACCCGACGAACGTCATGGGAGCGAGCAAACGGCTC
Above is a window of Betaproteobacteria bacterium DNA encoding:
- a CDS encoding glycosyl transferase family 4, whose translation is MDEGLTQYIVAPIVSACATWGFLRILESRHNVPLDRPNERSLHAEPVPRVGGLAIVPAIAAGWAFVPSAVHWAICLPAVFLFAISFFDDVGGLRVPFRLAAHLLAAGIVAAALLQPQAGVTAALAATIAIAWMTNLYNFMDGADGLAGGMAFIGFGSYGIAAWIGGSPSLASACLAIALACLVFLSRNFHPARVFLGDSGSIPIGFLSAALGVQGWLENLWPAWFPLLVFSPFVVDASVTLLRRCARRERVWRAHRDHYYQRLVRLGWGHKKTAIAEYVLMLSCGLLALFALKQPAAAQGTLLAACALLYLLLTAFIDRAWRRHAPET
- a CDS encoding NAD-dependent epimerase/dehydratase family protein, with amino-acid sequence MPHLPNPRTAMATAHDVVAAMLAWWIAFLLRFNFQVPSEYLDDFSRTLPFVVLLQTGVFWYFGLYRGIWRYASLSDFKKITLSVIVAGVVVTALLFMLRIPIPRSVLVLDPILLAFSMAGSRLAYRMWKERRASRRLPFDRQPVLVLGAGAAGANLVAELARNRDWRVVGVLDDDRKKRGRQIHGVTILGSLDELAHWCEELAVTNAIIALPAASHKVRRRAVELCTAVGIEPMTVPSYDDLVSGKVTVSQIRHVELDDLLGRDPVILDTAGLMEWVSGRTIMITGAGGSIGSELCRQVLRFRPRVLVLLELSEHALYCVEQELPALAPETEFVWAIGDVKNRERIDGLMAKHRPTIVFHAAAYKHVPLMEDENAWQALVNNVNGTRVLAESSIEHGVEKFVFVSTDKAVNPTNVMGASKRLAELVCQALQQPLSTRFVIVRFGNVLGSTGSVVPKFRRQIAAGGPVTVTHPEVRRYFMSIAEAAQLVLQAGLMGRGGEIFVLDMGEPVRIVDLARDLIRLSGFAEEDIYIEFTGLRPGEKLYEELLATDENSLPTPHPKLRIAKARGEDRAWLEGLFLWLTRSEPPPSADIRAQLAHWVPEYAAPANIPNAGIPATTGVSPEPRPSAGQMH